A window of Argopecten irradians isolate NY chromosome 1, Ai_NY, whole genome shotgun sequence contains these coding sequences:
- the LOC138327726 gene encoding BTB/POZ domain-containing protein KCTD2-like, which produces MVSRATGKFSEEDRMAYEVFQKERARHVKVIRRPAKSDAEKKEVESSRVDRPANRDRKRKASQTLLLTRAPTKPSKPYNKKRKLPEVPEVQVEPPVPVPALVEEVQVAALDLSTSGGKEDDELSLIAPSTYSVESSDVAYTPTRKPRHEVKLKGMALNQAQRVILNVGGVRFETSAPTLESDPSSILASMVKKTSPFQPYEVDHVYTYFLDRDHKHFRVILNYLRNPNGQVRLLPVTRYHLQELLEECVYYEIESLARIVKQKLSELD; this is translated from the coding sequence ATGGTGTCGAGAGCCACAGGGAAGTTCTCGGAGGAGGACAGGATGGCTTACGAGGTGTTCCAAAAGGAAAGAGCCAGGCATGTCAAAGTTATCCGACGCCCTGCAAAGAGTGATGCGGAAAAGAAAGAGGTAGAGTCAAGTAGGGTAGATAGGCCAGCAAATAGGGACCGGAAAcggaaagcatcacaaacattATTGCTTACCAGGGCACCAACAAAGCCGAGTAAACCCTACAATAAAAAAAGGAAACTGCCCGAGGTGCCTGAGGTACAAGTTGAGCCACCAGTGCCGGTTCCTGCTCTTGTAGAGGAGGTCCAGGTGGCTGCCCTTGACCTCAGCACCTCAGGGGGCAAAGAGGATGATGAACTCTCTTTGATTGCTCCGAGTACGTACTCTGTGGAGTCATCAGACGTCGCCTATACTCCAACCAGAAAGCCAAGACATGAGGTGAAGTTAAAAGGGATGGCCCTCAACCAAGCCCAGAGGGTAATACTCAACGTTGGCGGAGTCCGCTTCGAAACTAGCGCTCCAACCTTAGAGAGTGACCCATCCAGCATATTGGCAAGCATGGTGAAGAAAACGTCTCCCTTTCAGCCCTATGAAGTGGATCATGTGTACACTTATTTTCTCGACCGTGACCACAAGCACTTCAGAGTAATTTTAAACTATCTTAGAAATCCTAACGGACAGGTCAGGCTCCTTCCTGTTACCCGGTACCACCTGCAAGAATTATTAGAAGAATGTGTTTATTACGAAATTGAGTCCCTTGCAAGAATTGTGAAACAGAAACTCTCCGAATTAGATTAA